From Cannabis sativa cultivar Pink pepper isolate KNU-18-1 chromosome 8, ASM2916894v1, whole genome shotgun sequence, a single genomic window includes:
- the LOC115700740 gene encoding uncharacterized protein LOC115700740, with the protein MAADEVLNLFDSYWFGIRSSSCFSTSKTNPTEDFDHDHNQEEQTLSSQDHEHEHHQHHLSFSPFVNHLNVRSQSEHLLEYSSSKGSIFSDSQFSPSSVLNLHAPKLQTIISGKEVRDFLEEEGSNYSTTSTEKQEDLVAAVNKKVNKRRSRMKKHGSSSKSLSDLEFEELKGFMDLGFVFTEEECRDSKLVSIIPGLQRFAEKKQSDVVVPNYNKGKDHDNNSNSNSNIQDQANLVSRPYLSEAWDVLDIKRTKKSPLKNWKLPETGNEIDMKDQLKFWAHSIASTVR; encoded by the coding sequence aTGGCTGCAGATGAAGTACTAAACCTCTTTGATTCATACTGGTTTGGAATTAGATCCTCCTCGTGTTTCAGTACTTCAAAAACAAACCCAACTGAAGATTTTGATCATGATCATAATCAAGAAGAACAAACTTTATCCTCACAAGACCATGAACATGAACATCATCAACACCATCTTTCATTTTCTCCATTTGTAAACCATCTGAATGTAAGGTCACAAAGCGAGCATCTTTTGGAGTACTCATCATCCAAAGGAAGTATCTTCTCTGATTCTCAGTTCTCTCCTAGCTCAGTTCTTAATCTCCACGCACCAAAGCTTCAAACCATTATCTCGGGAAAAGAAGTGAGAGACTTTTTAGAAGAGGAAGGAAGTAATTACAGCACCACTAGTACTGAGAAACAAGAAGATTTAGTAGCTGCGGTCAACAAGAAAGTCAACAAAAGAAGGAGTAGGATGAAAAAACATGGGAGCAGTAGTAAAAGCTTGTCTGACCTTGAATTTGAGGAGCTTAAAGGGTTTATGGATCTGGGTTTTGTTTTTACAGAGGAGGAGTGTAGAGATTCGAAGCTGGTTTCTATTATCCCTGGCTTACAAAGATTTGCAGAGAAAAAACAGAGTGATGTTGTTGTACCCAATTATAACAAAGGAAAAGATCAcgataataatagtaatagtaatagtaatatTCAGGATCAAGCGAATTTGGTTTCGAGGCCTTATTTATCTGAAGCTTGGGATGTTTTGGATATTAAAAGAACGAAGAAATCTCCATTGAAGAATTGGAAGTTACCTGAAACTGGTAATGAAATCGACATGAAAGATCAGCTTAAGTTTTGGGCTCATTCAATTGCATCCACTGTAAGATAG